From a region of the Salvia miltiorrhiza cultivar Shanhuang (shh) unplaced genomic scaffold, IMPLAD_Smil_shh original_scaffold_478, whole genome shotgun sequence genome:
- the LOC131004975 gene encoding uncharacterized protein LOC131004975 isoform X3, translating to MENGEGNLESRFAGLTVNDPYSINGNDGLFQVMKAVEAAEATIKQQVEENNRLRSELQKKNDELENYKSGYAKYQNYQSGGSADHFNVPSRADQLVLQLENQLAGRNVVINSGNVMPNSVLQSDLSRSNRDHVMQMHAENQFDNNMNGPLNMIHGDHAASENSGVAQIMSPSMTSTPNRNQQEGNLDSELRYSGRDLVSVSDVNNNTGSSKQDIVVKIQEHGEEISQLRKHLADFSMKESQIRNEKFALEKRISYMRLAFDQQQQDLILAASKAISYRQDIMEENVRLTYALQASQQERSTFVTSLMPLLVEYSLQPPVADAQSIVSNVKVLFRHLQEQLLVTEGKLKESEYQLAPWRSEINSSNFTQSPVYPNEIKKGLELVPQQTYSDGKMQSSDSQSAMVGDILGLPQSGLENLKNSEHELGRHLSLGSRNTAFREVPPQLAYSQVDLQNVRNNDATVSKKVTFGDLVRSSEFEEPENRGMLSDREHSANWNSNTAATTDDPNSSFSPFLPPVLEEPSSSFSEAADDDPLPAIDGLQISGEAFPGQQLQACGYSINGTTSCNFEWVRHLEDGSFRYVDGAKQPNYLVTADDVDTCLAIEVQPLDDRKRKGELVKVFANEHRKITCDTEMQRCIERNLYTGHASYKLSLATGYLDIWEPATLTIKRDGYSIKCSGPSGVVTEKFSSSTIVSIPYGSPTEFSIGDSHGAERILRVDSSLADISGSRDTIVLTFRLFILKAGEKKRKKRSLFFNK from the exons GTGGAAGAGAATAATCGTTTGAGATCTGAGCTTCAGAAAAAAAATGACGAACTTGAGAACTAT AAATCGGGTTATgcaaaatatcaaaattatcaGTCAGGTGGATCGGCCGACCATTTTAATGTGCCAAGTAGAGCTGATCAACTAGTTCTACAATTAGAAAATCAACTGGCAGGGCGAAATGTGGTCATCAATTCGGGAAATGTTATGCCAAATTCCGTTCTTCAATCAGATCTTAGCAGAAGTAATAGGGATCACGTGATGCAAATGCACGCTGAGAACCAATTTGATAACAATATGAATGGACCATTGAACATGATTCATGGTGATCATGCTGCGTCAGAAAACTCTGGTGTAGCTCAGATTATGTCACCATCTATGACATCTACCCCTAACAG GAACCAGCAAGAAGGCAATCTGGATTCAGAGTTAAGATATTCTGGAAGGGATTTGGTTTCTGTTTCTGATGTTAATAATAATACTGGTTCTTCAAAGCAG GATATAGTAGTAAAGATTCAGGAACATGGAGAGGAGATTTCACAATTAAGAAAGCATCTCGCAGACTTTTCAATGAAG gaaTCACAAATTCGCAATGAGAAATTTGCCCTGGAGAAGCGTATATCTTATATGCGTCTG GCCTTTGATCAGCAACAGCAGGATCTCATTCTTGCTGCCTCTAAAGCAATTTCGTACAGACAAGACATAATGGAGGAGAATGTTCGTCTTACATATGCATTACAG GCCTCACAACAAGAAAGATCAACATTTGTGACTTCGCTGATGCCTCTTCTTGTGGAGTATTCTCTTCAGCCTCCTGTTGCAGATGCACAGTCCATTGTCAGTAATGTCAAG GTTTTGTTTAGACATTTACAAGAACAGCTTCTTGTGACTGAG GGAAAGCTGAAAGAGTCGGAGTATCAGCTTGCACCTTGGCGTTCTGAAATAAATTCATCCAATTTCACTCAGTCACCTGTTTATCCTAATGAG ATAAAGAAGGGATTGGAACTGGTTCCTCAACAAACATATTCTGATGGAAAGATGCAATCTTCAGATTCTCAGTCTGCAATGGTTGGAGATATTTTGGGTCTTCCTCAAAGTGGGCTGGAgaacttgaagaattcagagCACGAGTTGGGGAGGCATCTATCTCTTGGAAGCAG GAACACAGCATTCCGTGAAGTACCTCCCCAGCTTGCATACAGCCAGGTGGATCTGCAAAATGTTCGAAATAATGATGCTACAGTCAGTAAAAAAGTCACATTTGGTGACCTTGTTAGAAGTAGTGAGTTTGAGGAACCTGAAAATAGAGGAATGCTGAGTGATAGAGAGCACTCAGCTAATTGGAATTCCAACACTGCAGCTACGACTGATGATCCCAACTCGTCCTTTTCTCCTTTTCTACCACCGGTTCTTGAGGAACCCTCATCCTCATTCTCTGAGG CTGCAGATGATGATCCACTACCGGCAATAGATGGTCTGCAGATTTCAGGTGAAGCTTTTCCTGGTCAGCAACTACAAGCATGCGGATACTCCATTAATGGAACAACCAGTTGTAATTTTGAG TGGGTGCGGCATTTGGAAGATGGATCTTTTCGTTATGTTGACG GAGCAAAACAACCGAATTATCTTGTTACTGCAGATGATGTTGATACTTGTCTGGCCATTGAAGTACAGCCATTAGATGATAGAAAACGGAAG GGTGAACTTGTGAAGGTCTTTGCGAATGAGCACAGGAAAATTACTTGTG ATACTGAAATGCAAAGGTGCATTGAGAGGAACCTTTATACCGGTCATGCTTCTTACAAGCTATCCCTGGCG ACTGGATATCTTGATATATGGGAGCCAGCTACATTGACGATTAAAAGGGACGGTTACAGCATAAAATGTAGTGGTCCCAGCGGTGTAGTCACTGAGAAGTTTTCATCATCTACAATt GTCTCTATTCCATATGGAAGTCCAACAGAGTTCTCTATAGGTGATTCTCATGGTGCTGAACGCATCTTGAGAGTTGACAGTAGCTTGGCAGATATAAGTGG CTCAAGAGACACTATTGTTCTCACCTTCAGGTTATTCATCTTAAAG GCTGgtgagaagaagaggaagaagagaaGCCTTTTCTTTAACAAGTAG
- the LOC131004975 gene encoding uncharacterized protein LOC131004975 isoform X1, with protein MKEEPGKRVMENGEGNLESRFAGLTVNDPYSINGNDGLFQVMKAVEAAEATIKQQVEENNRLRSELQKKNDELENYKSGYAKYQNYQSGGSADHFNVPSRADQLVLQLENQLAGRNVVINSGNVMPNSVLQSDLSRSNRDHVMQMHAENQFDNNMNGPLNMIHGDHAASENSGVAQIMSPSMTSTPNRNQQEGNLDSELRYSGRDLVSVSDVNNNTGSSKQDIVVKIQEHGEEISQLRKHLADFSMKESQIRNEKFALEKRISYMRLAFDQQQQDLILAASKAISYRQDIMEENVRLTYALQASQQERSTFVTSLMPLLVEYSLQPPVADAQSIVSNVKVLFRHLQEQLLVTEGKLKESEYQLAPWRSEINSSNFTQSPVYPNEIKKGLELVPQQTYSDGKMQSSDSQSAMVGDILGLPQSGLENLKNSEHELGRHLSLGSRNTAFREVPPQLAYSQVDLQNVRNNDATVSKKVTFGDLVRSSEFEEPENRGMLSDREHSANWNSNTAATTDDPNSSFSPFLPPVLEEPSSSFSEAADDDPLPAIDGLQISGEAFPGQQLQACGYSINGTTSCNFEWVRHLEDGSFRYVDGAKQPNYLVTADDVDTCLAIEVQPLDDRKRKGELVKVFANEHRKITCDTEMQRCIERNLYTGHASYKLSLATGYLDIWEPATLTIKRDGYSIKCSGPSGVVTEKFSSSTIVSIPYGSPTEFSIGDSHGAERILRVDSSLADISGSRDTIVLTFRLFILKAGEKKRKKRSLFFNK; from the exons GTGGAAGAGAATAATCGTTTGAGATCTGAGCTTCAGAAAAAAAATGACGAACTTGAGAACTAT AAATCGGGTTATgcaaaatatcaaaattatcaGTCAGGTGGATCGGCCGACCATTTTAATGTGCCAAGTAGAGCTGATCAACTAGTTCTACAATTAGAAAATCAACTGGCAGGGCGAAATGTGGTCATCAATTCGGGAAATGTTATGCCAAATTCCGTTCTTCAATCAGATCTTAGCAGAAGTAATAGGGATCACGTGATGCAAATGCACGCTGAGAACCAATTTGATAACAATATGAATGGACCATTGAACATGATTCATGGTGATCATGCTGCGTCAGAAAACTCTGGTGTAGCTCAGATTATGTCACCATCTATGACATCTACCCCTAACAG GAACCAGCAAGAAGGCAATCTGGATTCAGAGTTAAGATATTCTGGAAGGGATTTGGTTTCTGTTTCTGATGTTAATAATAATACTGGTTCTTCAAAGCAG GATATAGTAGTAAAGATTCAGGAACATGGAGAGGAGATTTCACAATTAAGAAAGCATCTCGCAGACTTTTCAATGAAG gaaTCACAAATTCGCAATGAGAAATTTGCCCTGGAGAAGCGTATATCTTATATGCGTCTG GCCTTTGATCAGCAACAGCAGGATCTCATTCTTGCTGCCTCTAAAGCAATTTCGTACAGACAAGACATAATGGAGGAGAATGTTCGTCTTACATATGCATTACAG GCCTCACAACAAGAAAGATCAACATTTGTGACTTCGCTGATGCCTCTTCTTGTGGAGTATTCTCTTCAGCCTCCTGTTGCAGATGCACAGTCCATTGTCAGTAATGTCAAG GTTTTGTTTAGACATTTACAAGAACAGCTTCTTGTGACTGAG GGAAAGCTGAAAGAGTCGGAGTATCAGCTTGCACCTTGGCGTTCTGAAATAAATTCATCCAATTTCACTCAGTCACCTGTTTATCCTAATGAG ATAAAGAAGGGATTGGAACTGGTTCCTCAACAAACATATTCTGATGGAAAGATGCAATCTTCAGATTCTCAGTCTGCAATGGTTGGAGATATTTTGGGTCTTCCTCAAAGTGGGCTGGAgaacttgaagaattcagagCACGAGTTGGGGAGGCATCTATCTCTTGGAAGCAG GAACACAGCATTCCGTGAAGTACCTCCCCAGCTTGCATACAGCCAGGTGGATCTGCAAAATGTTCGAAATAATGATGCTACAGTCAGTAAAAAAGTCACATTTGGTGACCTTGTTAGAAGTAGTGAGTTTGAGGAACCTGAAAATAGAGGAATGCTGAGTGATAGAGAGCACTCAGCTAATTGGAATTCCAACACTGCAGCTACGACTGATGATCCCAACTCGTCCTTTTCTCCTTTTCTACCACCGGTTCTTGAGGAACCCTCATCCTCATTCTCTGAGG CTGCAGATGATGATCCACTACCGGCAATAGATGGTCTGCAGATTTCAGGTGAAGCTTTTCCTGGTCAGCAACTACAAGCATGCGGATACTCCATTAATGGAACAACCAGTTGTAATTTTGAG TGGGTGCGGCATTTGGAAGATGGATCTTTTCGTTATGTTGACG GAGCAAAACAACCGAATTATCTTGTTACTGCAGATGATGTTGATACTTGTCTGGCCATTGAAGTACAGCCATTAGATGATAGAAAACGGAAG GGTGAACTTGTGAAGGTCTTTGCGAATGAGCACAGGAAAATTACTTGTG ATACTGAAATGCAAAGGTGCATTGAGAGGAACCTTTATACCGGTCATGCTTCTTACAAGCTATCCCTGGCG ACTGGATATCTTGATATATGGGAGCCAGCTACATTGACGATTAAAAGGGACGGTTACAGCATAAAATGTAGTGGTCCCAGCGGTGTAGTCACTGAGAAGTTTTCATCATCTACAATt GTCTCTATTCCATATGGAAGTCCAACAGAGTTCTCTATAGGTGATTCTCATGGTGCTGAACGCATCTTGAGAGTTGACAGTAGCTTGGCAGATATAAGTGG CTCAAGAGACACTATTGTTCTCACCTTCAGGTTATTCATCTTAAAG GCTGgtgagaagaagaggaagaagagaaGCCTTTTCTTTAACAAGTAG
- the LOC131004975 gene encoding uncharacterized protein LOC131004975 isoform X4: MENGEGNLESRFAGLTVNDPYSINGNDGLFQVMKAVEAAEATIKQQVEENNRLRSELQKKNDELENYKSGYAKYQNYQSGGSADHFNVPSRADQLVLQLENQLAGRNVVINSGNVMPNSVLQSDLSRSNRDHVMQMHAENQFDNNMNGPLNMIHGDHAASENSGVAQIMSPSMTSTPNRNQQEGNLDSELRYSGRDLVSVSDVNNNTGSSKQDIVVKIQEHGEEISQLRKHLADFSMKESQIRNEKFALEKRISYMRLAFDQQQQDLILAASKAISYRQDIMEENVRLTYALQASQQERSTFVTSLMPLLVEYSLQPPVADAQSIVSNVKVLFRHLQEQLLVTEGKLKESEYQLAPWRSEINSSNFTQSPVYPNEIKKGLELVPQQTYSDGKMQSSDSQSAMVGDILGLPQSGLENLKNSEHELGRHLSLGSRNTAFREVPPQLAYSQVDLQNVRNNDATVSKKVTFGDLVRSSEFEEPENRGMLSDREHSANWNSNTAATTDDPNSSFSPFLPPVLEEPSSSFSEDDDPLPAIDGLQISGEAFPGQQLQACGYSINGTTSCNFEWVRHLEDGSFRYVDGAKQPNYLVTADDVDTCLAIEVQPLDDRKRKGELVKVFANEHRKITCDTEMQRCIERNLYTGHASYKLSLATGYLDIWEPATLTIKRDGYSIKCSGPSGVVTEKFSSSTIVSIPYGSPTEFSIGDSHGAERILRVDSSLADISGSRDTIVLTFRLFILKAGEKKRKKRSLFFNK; the protein is encoded by the exons GTGGAAGAGAATAATCGTTTGAGATCTGAGCTTCAGAAAAAAAATGACGAACTTGAGAACTAT AAATCGGGTTATgcaaaatatcaaaattatcaGTCAGGTGGATCGGCCGACCATTTTAATGTGCCAAGTAGAGCTGATCAACTAGTTCTACAATTAGAAAATCAACTGGCAGGGCGAAATGTGGTCATCAATTCGGGAAATGTTATGCCAAATTCCGTTCTTCAATCAGATCTTAGCAGAAGTAATAGGGATCACGTGATGCAAATGCACGCTGAGAACCAATTTGATAACAATATGAATGGACCATTGAACATGATTCATGGTGATCATGCTGCGTCAGAAAACTCTGGTGTAGCTCAGATTATGTCACCATCTATGACATCTACCCCTAACAG GAACCAGCAAGAAGGCAATCTGGATTCAGAGTTAAGATATTCTGGAAGGGATTTGGTTTCTGTTTCTGATGTTAATAATAATACTGGTTCTTCAAAGCAG GATATAGTAGTAAAGATTCAGGAACATGGAGAGGAGATTTCACAATTAAGAAAGCATCTCGCAGACTTTTCAATGAAG gaaTCACAAATTCGCAATGAGAAATTTGCCCTGGAGAAGCGTATATCTTATATGCGTCTG GCCTTTGATCAGCAACAGCAGGATCTCATTCTTGCTGCCTCTAAAGCAATTTCGTACAGACAAGACATAATGGAGGAGAATGTTCGTCTTACATATGCATTACAG GCCTCACAACAAGAAAGATCAACATTTGTGACTTCGCTGATGCCTCTTCTTGTGGAGTATTCTCTTCAGCCTCCTGTTGCAGATGCACAGTCCATTGTCAGTAATGTCAAG GTTTTGTTTAGACATTTACAAGAACAGCTTCTTGTGACTGAG GGAAAGCTGAAAGAGTCGGAGTATCAGCTTGCACCTTGGCGTTCTGAAATAAATTCATCCAATTTCACTCAGTCACCTGTTTATCCTAATGAG ATAAAGAAGGGATTGGAACTGGTTCCTCAACAAACATATTCTGATGGAAAGATGCAATCTTCAGATTCTCAGTCTGCAATGGTTGGAGATATTTTGGGTCTTCCTCAAAGTGGGCTGGAgaacttgaagaattcagagCACGAGTTGGGGAGGCATCTATCTCTTGGAAGCAG GAACACAGCATTCCGTGAAGTACCTCCCCAGCTTGCATACAGCCAGGTGGATCTGCAAAATGTTCGAAATAATGATGCTACAGTCAGTAAAAAAGTCACATTTGGTGACCTTGTTAGAAGTAGTGAGTTTGAGGAACCTGAAAATAGAGGAATGCTGAGTGATAGAGAGCACTCAGCTAATTGGAATTCCAACACTGCAGCTACGACTGATGATCCCAACTCGTCCTTTTCTCCTTTTCTACCACCGGTTCTTGAGGAACCCTCATCCTCATTCTCTGAGG ATGATGATCCACTACCGGCAATAGATGGTCTGCAGATTTCAGGTGAAGCTTTTCCTGGTCAGCAACTACAAGCATGCGGATACTCCATTAATGGAACAACCAGTTGTAATTTTGAG TGGGTGCGGCATTTGGAAGATGGATCTTTTCGTTATGTTGACG GAGCAAAACAACCGAATTATCTTGTTACTGCAGATGATGTTGATACTTGTCTGGCCATTGAAGTACAGCCATTAGATGATAGAAAACGGAAG GGTGAACTTGTGAAGGTCTTTGCGAATGAGCACAGGAAAATTACTTGTG ATACTGAAATGCAAAGGTGCATTGAGAGGAACCTTTATACCGGTCATGCTTCTTACAAGCTATCCCTGGCG ACTGGATATCTTGATATATGGGAGCCAGCTACATTGACGATTAAAAGGGACGGTTACAGCATAAAATGTAGTGGTCCCAGCGGTGTAGTCACTGAGAAGTTTTCATCATCTACAATt GTCTCTATTCCATATGGAAGTCCAACAGAGTTCTCTATAGGTGATTCTCATGGTGCTGAACGCATCTTGAGAGTTGACAGTAGCTTGGCAGATATAAGTGG CTCAAGAGACACTATTGTTCTCACCTTCAGGTTATTCATCTTAAAG GCTGgtgagaagaagaggaagaagagaaGCCTTTTCTTTAACAAGTAG
- the LOC131004975 gene encoding uncharacterized protein LOC131004975 isoform X2 yields the protein MKEEPGKRVMENGEGNLESRFAGLTVNDPYSINGNDGLFQVMKAVEAAEATIKQQVEENNRLRSELQKKNDELENYKSGYAKYQNYQSGGSADHFNVPSRADQLVLQLENQLAGRNVVINSGNVMPNSVLQSDLSRSNRDHVMQMHAENQFDNNMNGPLNMIHGDHAASENSGVAQIMSPSMTSTPNRNQQEGNLDSELRYSGRDLVSVSDVNNNTGSSKQDIVVKIQEHGEEISQLRKHLADFSMKESQIRNEKFALEKRISYMRLAFDQQQQDLILAASKAISYRQDIMEENVRLTYALQASQQERSTFVTSLMPLLVEYSLQPPVADAQSIVSNVKVLFRHLQEQLLVTEGKLKESEYQLAPWRSEINSSNFTQSPVYPNEIKKGLELVPQQTYSDGKMQSSDSQSAMVGDILGLPQSGLENLKNSEHELGRHLSLGSRNTAFREVPPQLAYSQVDLQNVRNNDATVSKKVTFGDLVRSSEFEEPENRGMLSDREHSANWNSNTAATTDDPNSSFSPFLPPVLEEPSSSFSEDDDPLPAIDGLQISGEAFPGQQLQACGYSINGTTSCNFEWVRHLEDGSFRYVDGAKQPNYLVTADDVDTCLAIEVQPLDDRKRKGELVKVFANEHRKITCDTEMQRCIERNLYTGHASYKLSLATGYLDIWEPATLTIKRDGYSIKCSGPSGVVTEKFSSSTIVSIPYGSPTEFSIGDSHGAERILRVDSSLADISGSRDTIVLTFRLFILKAGEKKRKKRSLFFNK from the exons GTGGAAGAGAATAATCGTTTGAGATCTGAGCTTCAGAAAAAAAATGACGAACTTGAGAACTAT AAATCGGGTTATgcaaaatatcaaaattatcaGTCAGGTGGATCGGCCGACCATTTTAATGTGCCAAGTAGAGCTGATCAACTAGTTCTACAATTAGAAAATCAACTGGCAGGGCGAAATGTGGTCATCAATTCGGGAAATGTTATGCCAAATTCCGTTCTTCAATCAGATCTTAGCAGAAGTAATAGGGATCACGTGATGCAAATGCACGCTGAGAACCAATTTGATAACAATATGAATGGACCATTGAACATGATTCATGGTGATCATGCTGCGTCAGAAAACTCTGGTGTAGCTCAGATTATGTCACCATCTATGACATCTACCCCTAACAG GAACCAGCAAGAAGGCAATCTGGATTCAGAGTTAAGATATTCTGGAAGGGATTTGGTTTCTGTTTCTGATGTTAATAATAATACTGGTTCTTCAAAGCAG GATATAGTAGTAAAGATTCAGGAACATGGAGAGGAGATTTCACAATTAAGAAAGCATCTCGCAGACTTTTCAATGAAG gaaTCACAAATTCGCAATGAGAAATTTGCCCTGGAGAAGCGTATATCTTATATGCGTCTG GCCTTTGATCAGCAACAGCAGGATCTCATTCTTGCTGCCTCTAAAGCAATTTCGTACAGACAAGACATAATGGAGGAGAATGTTCGTCTTACATATGCATTACAG GCCTCACAACAAGAAAGATCAACATTTGTGACTTCGCTGATGCCTCTTCTTGTGGAGTATTCTCTTCAGCCTCCTGTTGCAGATGCACAGTCCATTGTCAGTAATGTCAAG GTTTTGTTTAGACATTTACAAGAACAGCTTCTTGTGACTGAG GGAAAGCTGAAAGAGTCGGAGTATCAGCTTGCACCTTGGCGTTCTGAAATAAATTCATCCAATTTCACTCAGTCACCTGTTTATCCTAATGAG ATAAAGAAGGGATTGGAACTGGTTCCTCAACAAACATATTCTGATGGAAAGATGCAATCTTCAGATTCTCAGTCTGCAATGGTTGGAGATATTTTGGGTCTTCCTCAAAGTGGGCTGGAgaacttgaagaattcagagCACGAGTTGGGGAGGCATCTATCTCTTGGAAGCAG GAACACAGCATTCCGTGAAGTACCTCCCCAGCTTGCATACAGCCAGGTGGATCTGCAAAATGTTCGAAATAATGATGCTACAGTCAGTAAAAAAGTCACATTTGGTGACCTTGTTAGAAGTAGTGAGTTTGAGGAACCTGAAAATAGAGGAATGCTGAGTGATAGAGAGCACTCAGCTAATTGGAATTCCAACACTGCAGCTACGACTGATGATCCCAACTCGTCCTTTTCTCCTTTTCTACCACCGGTTCTTGAGGAACCCTCATCCTCATTCTCTGAGG ATGATGATCCACTACCGGCAATAGATGGTCTGCAGATTTCAGGTGAAGCTTTTCCTGGTCAGCAACTACAAGCATGCGGATACTCCATTAATGGAACAACCAGTTGTAATTTTGAG TGGGTGCGGCATTTGGAAGATGGATCTTTTCGTTATGTTGACG GAGCAAAACAACCGAATTATCTTGTTACTGCAGATGATGTTGATACTTGTCTGGCCATTGAAGTACAGCCATTAGATGATAGAAAACGGAAG GGTGAACTTGTGAAGGTCTTTGCGAATGAGCACAGGAAAATTACTTGTG ATACTGAAATGCAAAGGTGCATTGAGAGGAACCTTTATACCGGTCATGCTTCTTACAAGCTATCCCTGGCG ACTGGATATCTTGATATATGGGAGCCAGCTACATTGACGATTAAAAGGGACGGTTACAGCATAAAATGTAGTGGTCCCAGCGGTGTAGTCACTGAGAAGTTTTCATCATCTACAATt GTCTCTATTCCATATGGAAGTCCAACAGAGTTCTCTATAGGTGATTCTCATGGTGCTGAACGCATCTTGAGAGTTGACAGTAGCTTGGCAGATATAAGTGG CTCAAGAGACACTATTGTTCTCACCTTCAGGTTATTCATCTTAAAG GCTGgtgagaagaagaggaagaagagaaGCCTTTTCTTTAACAAGTAG